The following are encoded together in the Mammaliicoccus vitulinus genome:
- the rpoZ gene encoding DNA-directed RNA polymerase subunit omega: MLYPPQNELKDSINSKYLVVTTAAKRARELQEHPDSLLLDEYRSLKNVGQALEEIAAHKVYAKLED, translated from the coding sequence ATGTTATATCCACCACAAAATGAATTAAAAGACAGTATTAATTCTAAATATTTAGTTGTAACAACTGCAGCTAAAAGAGCACGCGAATTGCAAGAACATCCTGATAGTTTATTATTAGATGAATATCGTTCACTTAAAAATGTAGGTCAAGCACTCGAAGAAATCGCAGCACATAAAGTGTATGCTAAACTAGAAGACTAA
- the gmk gene encoding guanylate kinase, whose amino-acid sequence MNIEKGLLIVLSGPSGVGKGTVRKSIFDDPSTDFKYSISMTTRKMRQGETDGLDYFFKSREEFEALIADDQFIEYAEYVGNYYGTPVQYVRDTMDKGYDVFLEIEVEGAKQVRKKFPEALFIFLAPPSLEHLKERLVGRGTESDEIIKNRILEARKEVEMMNLYDYVVVNDEVELAKARIQSIVEAEHLKRERVEARYRKMILEAKK is encoded by the coding sequence ATGAACATTGAAAAAGGGTTACTGATAGTGCTCTCTGGCCCATCTGGAGTTGGTAAAGGAACGGTACGTAAATCAATCTTTGATGATCCAAGTACTGATTTTAAATATTCTATCTCTATGACAACGAGAAAGATGCGCCAAGGTGAAACAGATGGTTTAGATTATTTCTTTAAATCTAGAGAAGAATTCGAAGCTTTAATTGCTGATGATCAATTTATAGAGTATGCTGAGTATGTAGGTAATTACTATGGTACGCCAGTACAATATGTAAGAGATACGATGGATAAAGGTTATGATGTATTTTTAGAAATCGAAGTTGAAGGTGCTAAACAGGTTAGAAAGAAATTTCCTGAGGCATTATTTATTTTCTTAGCACCGCCGAGTTTAGAACATTTGAAAGAAAGATTGGTCGGACGCGGTACTGAGTCAGATGAAATCATCAAAAATCGTATTTTAGAAGCACGTAAAGAAGTAGAAATGATGAATCTTTACGATTATGTTGTTGTGAACGATGAAGTTGAATTAGCTAAAGCACGTATTCAATCAATCGTAGAAGCAGAACATTTAAAAAGAGAACGAGTTGAAGCACGCTATAGAAAAATGATATTGGAGGCAAAGAAATAA
- a CDS encoding Rqc2 family fibronectin-binding protein: MAFDGLFTRKIVEDIQSLVTGRIHKITEPSSDTIILTIRSERKNKQLLLSTHANFSRFHLTTEKYDNPFDPPMFLRVLRKHLDGGIVQSITQIGNDRLVEIDIHSRDEIGDLRKRTIILEIMGRHSNIILVDGERKIIDGFKHHTPNTNTARTIMPGFKYEYPPTVKKLNPFEVEDINKYIDFNSGKIDRQLLQQFEGFSPLITKEIVSRRPFMNQETLVESFNEVMNEVKQSPKPVIYRDDSISKETFYFMPLHSYGNDYMTFDTIHECLDRFYESRGERERVKQRALDLVKIVDQHLQKNRHKLEKLINEKEAARTKDEQQLYGELITANMYQIKQGDKTLETINYYNNEPISVPLNPTKSPSMNAQSYYKQYNRLKTREIELKKQIKLTQSNILYFESLEQQLAHISVEDIDDIREELEDQGFVKKRKSKKKKKSNKITITTFISSDGQTILLGKNNKQNDYLTHRVARKNQLWFHTKDIPGSHVVIQEDEPTQTTIEEAAMIAAYYSKASQSGQIPVDYTTVKNVHKPSGAKPGFVTYDNQTTLYVTTDYDDIKKLLK, translated from the coding sequence ATGGCTTTTGATGGCTTATTTACAAGAAAGATTGTTGAAGATATTCAATCGCTCGTTACAGGGCGAATTCATAAAATTACTGAACCAAGTTCAGATACAATTATTTTAACAATTCGAAGTGAAAGAAAAAACAAACAATTATTATTATCGACACATGCTAATTTTAGTCGATTTCATTTAACTACAGAAAAATATGACAATCCATTTGACCCACCAATGTTTTTAAGAGTGTTACGAAAACATTTAGATGGTGGTATTGTACAAAGTATTACGCAAATTGGAAACGATAGATTAGTAGAAATCGATATTCATTCAAGAGATGAAATTGGTGATTTAAGAAAACGTACTATTATATTAGAAATTATGGGCAGACATAGTAACATCATTTTAGTTGATGGAGAACGTAAAATTATTGATGGTTTTAAACACCATACGCCTAATACGAATACTGCTCGTACAATTATGCCTGGGTTCAAATATGAATATCCACCTACTGTAAAAAAACTTAATCCTTTTGAAGTAGAAGATATTAATAAATATATTGATTTTAATTCAGGAAAAATAGATCGACAACTATTACAACAGTTTGAAGGCTTTAGTCCACTTATAACAAAAGAGATTGTTTCTAGAAGACCGTTTATGAATCAAGAAACATTAGTAGAATCTTTTAATGAAGTGATGAACGAAGTAAAACAATCACCTAAACCTGTTATATATCGTGATGATTCAATAAGTAAAGAAACTTTTTATTTCATGCCGTTACACTCATACGGAAATGATTATATGACATTTGACACGATTCATGAATGTTTAGATCGATTTTATGAATCACGTGGCGAAAGAGAACGCGTGAAACAACGTGCACTTGACTTAGTGAAAATAGTTGATCAGCATTTACAAAAAAATCGTCATAAATTAGAAAAATTAATTAATGAAAAAGAAGCTGCGCGTACTAAAGACGAACAACAATTATATGGTGAATTAATCACAGCCAATATGTATCAAATTAAACAAGGCGATAAAACTTTAGAAACAATCAATTATTATAATAATGAACCTATATCCGTACCTTTGAATCCAACTAAATCACCTTCAATGAATGCGCAGTCTTATTACAAACAATATAATAGACTTAAGACAAGAGAAATTGAATTAAAAAAACAAATCAAACTTACTCAGTCTAATATTTTATATTTCGAGTCTTTAGAGCAACAACTTGCGCATATATCTGTAGAAGATATAGATGATATAAGAGAAGAATTAGAAGATCAAGGTTTTGTCAAAAAACGTAAAAGTAAGAAAAAGAAAAAATCAAACAAAATTACAATTACGACATTCATTTCATCGGATGGCCAAACGATATTACTTGGTAAAAATAATAAACAAAATGATTATTTAACACATCGAGTAGCTCGAAAAAATCAATTATGGTTCCATACGAAAGATATTCCAGGTTCACACGTTGTCATTCAAGAAGATGAGCCAACACAAACAACAATAGAAGAAGCGGCAATGATTGCTGCATATTATTCTAAAGCAAGTCAATCTGGACAAATACCTGTAGACTATACTACTGTCAAAAACGTCCACAAACCAAGTGGCGCGAAACCAGGTTTTGTAACATATGACAACCAAACAACACTTTACGTCACAACAGATTATGACGATATTAAAAAATTATTAAAATAA
- a CDS encoding VOC family protein, giving the protein MIPKITTFLMFNGEAEEAINFYTSIFQDSEILTMVKYGEDGPGEPGTVQHSIFKINGQIFMAIDQSNGVEIEMNPAMSLYVTCESAIEMDNLYSKLKSGGAILMPKTELPPTFREFAWVQDKYGVNFQLALPEQQ; this is encoded by the coding sequence ATGATACCAAAAATAACGACCTTTTTAATGTTTAATGGTGAAGCAGAAGAAGCTATTAACTTTTATACATCCATTTTTCAAGACAGTGAAATATTAACCATGGTTAAATATGGCGAGGATGGCCCTGGAGAACCAGGTACAGTACAACATTCTATTTTCAAAATAAATGGACAAATCTTTATGGCGATTGATCAAAGTAATGGTGTAGAAATTGAAATGAATCCAGCAATGTCGTTGTATGTAACATGTGAATCAGCGATAGAAATGGACAATCTTTATTCAAAATTAAAATCAGGTGGCGCTATTCTTATGCCAAAAACTGAATTACCTCCAACTTTTAGAGAATTTGCATGGGTACAAGATAAATATGGCGTTAATTTCCAATTAGCATTACCTGAACAACAATAA